The Stegostoma tigrinum isolate sSteTig4 chromosome 9, sSteTig4.hap1, whole genome shotgun sequence genome includes a region encoding these proteins:
- the LOC125454840 gene encoding LOW QUALITY PROTEIN: 5-hydroxytryptamine receptor 1E-like (The sequence of the model RefSeq protein was modified relative to this genomic sequence to represent the inferred CDS: inserted 2 bases in 1 codon) has translation MNFSNCTNESCQGQSKTLTERTAIALILSLIAIMTTLLNSAVMFAICITKKLHQPANYLICSLALTDFVVAILVMPVSITYITTGAWVLGYIVCEAWLSLDMTLCTCSILHLCVIALDRYWAITDAVEYTPKRTAKRAGVMILTISVLVSMPPLFWRSHNVNSTGEKCIIQHDHVIYTIYSTFGAFYVPSALILVLYYRIYHAAKNLYQKHGSSRHFTGRNRESRISTCMNYKLTHTFSVSNLHSSEPVLTFHNDHPTSRVPALKQAXGSTEERQQISNSGERNAARILGFILGAFIFCWLPFFIKELCVGLHLWVASQVVTDFLAWLGYINSFINPHLYTSFNEDFKLAFRKLKRFIRCKTHG, from the exons ATGAACTTCTCAAATTGCACAAATGAATCATGTCAAGGACAATCCAAGACACTTACTGAAAGGACTGCCATTGCTTTAATTCTGTCTTTGATTGCAATTATGACAACTTTGTTGAACTCTGCTGTAATGTTTGCTATTTGTATTACAAAGAAATTGCACCAACCTGCAAACTATCTCATATGTTCCCTAGCTCTGACGGACTTCGTTGTTGCCATTCTAGTAATGCCTGTCAGTATTACGTACATTACCACCGGAGCCTGGGTTTTGGGTTACATTGTTTGTGAGGCATGGCTGAGTTTGGACATGACACTCTGTACATGCTCAATCCTTCACCTCTGTGTGATTGCCCTGGACAGATACTGGGCAATCACAGATGCCGTGGAATACACTCCAAAAAGGACTGCCAAGCGCGCAGGAGTCATGATACTGACCATTTCTGTTCTCGTATCCATGCCACCCCTGTTTTGGCGGAGCCACAACGTTAACAGTACAGGGGAAAAGTGTATTATTCAGCATGACCATGTGATCTATACCATTTACTCAACATTTGGAGCTTTTTACGTTCCATCGGCTTTAATTCTCGTCCTTTACTACCGTATCTACCATGCCGCCAAGAACCTTTACCAGAAGCATGGCTCCAGCCGCCACTTCACCGGTCGCAACCGTGAAAGCCGAATCTCCACCTGCATGAACTACAAGCTGACACATACCTTTAGCGTATCTAATCTACACAGCTCTGAACCTGTACTGACATTTCACAATGATCACCCGACGAGCAGGGTTCCAGCACTCAAACAGGC GGGGAGCACGGAAGAGCGCCAGCAAATCTCCAACTCAGGGGAACGGAACGCAGCTCGCATTCTGGGATTCATTCTCGGGGCTTTCATTTTCTGCTGGCTGCCCTTTTTCATTAAAGAGCTCTGTGTGGGACTGCACCTTTGGGTTGCTTCTCAAGTCGTTACTGATTTTTTAGCGTGGTTGGGCTACATCAATTCTTTTATTAACCCTCACTTGTACACAAGTTTCAATGAAGATTTCAAGTTAGCCTTCCGGAAGCTGAAAAGGTTTATAAGGTGCAAAACACATGGTTAA